One window of the Staphylococcus equorum genome contains the following:
- the gltB gene encoding glutamate synthase large subunit, with the protein MLEYNQKIGLYDSREEHDACGIGFYANMDNKRNHAIVEKSLEMLRRLDHRGGLGADSVTGDGAGIMTEVPYDYFSKQTDFDLPGEGQYAVGMFFTNEQIAGSQHEAQFNAHFEAEGLSVIGYRDVPVDINAIASHVADTMPFIQQVFVSLNDVSHVERKLFLARKQIENYANQQQLDLYFTSLSNRTIVYKGWLRSDQIKALYQDLNHESYVSKLGLVHSRFSTNTFPSWKRAHPNRLLMHNGEINTIKGNVNWMRARQDELITTIFGDEKDKVKEIIDEDGSDSAIVDNALEFLSLAMEPERAAMLMIPEPWLYNKANDANVRAFYEFYSYLMEPWDGPTMISFCNGDKIGALTDRNGLRPGRYTITKDNYIVFSSEVGVVDVPEKNVAFKGQLNPGKLLLVDFNQHKVIENNELKANIADELPYESWLNDFKVDLDLENVTYKSSEWDSATLNRLQKQFVYTKEEMDKYMTELVENKKDPIGAMGYDVPIAVLNEKNETLFNYFKQLFAQVTNPPIDAYREKIVTSELAYLGSEGNLLNPDADVLNRIQLKRPVMTEAQLEEIEQSRFNVRHLSTVYKDDLEAALDALGGKAILAVKEGSEILVLDDRTLVTENGYAMPILLAVSHIHQLLIREGLRMRTSIVALSGETREVHHVACLLGYGANAVVPYLAQRTIEQLVLSQRLEGDIYENVQTYTHTLSEGVIKVMAKMGISTVQSYQGAQIFEAVGLSNEIVDKYFTGTQSKLSGITMELIDKENKARQTPESEYIESGSTFQWRKQGQHHAFNPTSIHLLQHACRLNDYEKFKAFSNEVNHKRTDHIRHLMEFKKQKSIDIDKVEPASNIVQRFNTGAMSYGSISEEAHQTLAEAMNQMGGKSNSGEGGENPERFVIDEAGRNRSSAIKQVASGRFGVTSDYLQHAKEIQIKVAQGAKPGEGGQLPGTKVYPWIAEVRGSTPGIGLISPPPHHDIYSIEDLAQLIHDLKNANKDANITVKLVSKTGVGTIAAGVAKAYADKIVISGYDGGTGASPKTSIQHAGVPWEIGLSETHQTLMMNGLRSRVKVETDGKLLTGKDVAYACALGAEEFGFATAPLVVMGCIMMRVCHKDTCPVGIATQNQDLRALFNGRADHVVNFMHFVAEEVREILAELGLKSVDELVGRTDLLQRSSQLSTRRSKAATMNVEALLYQHEGDRFNKIKQNHHLDEGFDLTRLYPDARTAIEKGEAFTSKYKLKNEQRDVGVITGSAITKIHGPEGLPEDTIYAQTQGHGGQSLAAYTPSGLTIHHTGDSNDYVGKGLSGGKIIVKAPNKHRENEIIIGNVCFYGASHGKAYINGKAGERFCIRNSGVQAVVEGIGDHGLEYMTGGRVVILGDVGKNFGQGMSGGVSYIFPSDVEAFKKEHKLDSLDFDTISVKAEREILNDMLQAHVKYTQSTKAQAILNDFENVAHKVVKVVPKDYKLMMQKIELQKRDSSELDEALLNAFNDKRTSLASEQQQTAVY; encoded by the coding sequence ATGCTCGAATACAATCAGAAAATTGGCTTATATGATAGTCGCGAGGAACATGATGCATGTGGTATTGGCTTTTATGCCAATATGGATAATAAAAGGAACCATGCTATAGTCGAAAAATCATTGGAGATGCTACGTAGGTTAGATCACCGTGGCGGTCTTGGTGCGGACAGTGTGACAGGTGATGGTGCAGGGATTATGACCGAAGTGCCATACGATTATTTTTCAAAACAAACTGACTTTGATTTGCCTGGAGAAGGTCAATATGCCGTTGGAATGTTTTTTACAAATGAACAAATTGCAGGTTCTCAGCACGAGGCGCAGTTTAATGCACACTTTGAAGCGGAAGGTTTAAGTGTAATTGGTTATAGAGATGTACCTGTAGACATCAATGCAATTGCTTCACATGTTGCCGATACAATGCCTTTTATTCAACAAGTATTCGTGTCATTAAATGATGTTTCACATGTAGAACGTAAATTGTTTTTAGCTCGAAAACAAATTGAAAATTATGCGAATCAGCAACAGCTAGATTTATATTTTACAAGTCTGTCAAACAGAACAATCGTATATAAAGGATGGTTGCGGTCAGATCAAATCAAGGCTTTATATCAAGATTTGAACCATGAATCTTATGTTTCGAAATTAGGACTTGTTCATTCGCGTTTCAGTACAAATACTTTTCCGAGTTGGAAACGTGCACATCCTAATAGATTACTCATGCATAACGGTGAGATTAATACAATTAAAGGTAATGTAAACTGGATGCGCGCTAGACAAGATGAGCTGATCACGACTATTTTTGGTGACGAAAAGGACAAGGTGAAAGAAATTATTGATGAAGATGGCAGTGACTCGGCTATAGTCGATAACGCTTTAGAATTTTTATCGTTAGCTATGGAGCCTGAAAGAGCAGCGATGCTCATGATTCCAGAGCCTTGGTTATATAACAAAGCCAATGATGCGAATGTACGTGCTTTCTATGAGTTTTATAGTTATTTAATGGAACCATGGGATGGACCGACGATGATTTCATTTTGTAATGGAGACAAGATTGGTGCTTTAACTGATAGAAATGGCTTAAGACCAGGACGTTACACAATAACAAAAGATAATTACATTGTTTTTTCATCTGAAGTTGGTGTAGTTGATGTACCCGAAAAGAATGTTGCTTTTAAAGGTCAGTTGAATCCTGGAAAGCTATTACTTGTTGATTTTAACCAACATAAAGTGATTGAAAATAATGAGTTAAAAGCAAACATCGCAGACGAACTACCTTATGAAAGTTGGTTAAATGATTTTAAAGTAGATTTGGATTTAGAAAATGTGACGTATAAATCATCCGAGTGGGATAGTGCAACATTGAATCGATTGCAAAAACAATTTGTCTATACAAAGGAAGAAATGGATAAATACATGACAGAACTGGTTGAAAATAAAAAAGATCCAATCGGAGCAATGGGTTATGATGTACCTATCGCGGTATTAAATGAAAAAAATGAAACACTTTTTAATTATTTCAAGCAATTATTTGCTCAAGTAACGAATCCACCTATTGACGCTTATCGGGAAAAAATTGTCACAAGTGAGTTAGCTTATTTAGGCAGTGAAGGGAATTTGTTAAACCCTGATGCGGACGTATTGAATAGAATTCAATTGAAACGTCCTGTGATGACAGAAGCGCAACTTGAGGAAATTGAGCAGAGTAGATTTAATGTAAGACATCTATCAACTGTTTATAAAGATGATTTAGAAGCAGCATTAGACGCTTTAGGGGGTAAAGCAATACTTGCTGTTAAAGAAGGTAGTGAAATTTTAGTATTAGATGATCGTACACTTGTAACGGAAAATGGTTATGCCATGCCGATATTGCTTGCGGTGAGTCATATTCATCAATTGCTTATCCGAGAAGGTCTACGCATGCGTACGAGTATTGTTGCTTTGTCGGGCGAAACGAGAGAGGTACATCACGTTGCATGCTTATTAGGTTATGGTGCGAATGCGGTAGTACCCTATTTAGCACAACGTACGATTGAACAATTGGTCTTGAGCCAACGTTTAGAAGGGGATATTTATGAAAATGTTCAAACCTACACACATACCTTGTCTGAAGGTGTCATCAAAGTAATGGCTAAGATGGGTATTTCTACAGTTCAAAGTTATCAAGGGGCACAGATATTTGAAGCTGTAGGACTTTCAAATGAAATTGTAGACAAATATTTTACTGGCACCCAGTCGAAATTATCTGGGATAACGATGGAGTTAATTGATAAAGAAAATAAAGCGAGACAAACACCTGAGAGTGAGTACATTGAATCAGGTAGTACGTTCCAATGGCGCAAACAAGGGCAACATCACGCGTTTAATCCAACTTCGATACACTTATTACAACATGCATGTCGCTTAAATGATTATGAAAAATTCAAAGCATTTTCAAATGAAGTTAATCACAAGCGCACAGATCATATTCGCCATTTGATGGAATTTAAAAAGCAGAAATCCATAGATATCGATAAAGTTGAACCTGCGAGTAATATTGTGCAACGTTTCAATACTGGAGCGATGAGTTATGGTTCGATTTCAGAAGAGGCACATCAAACGCTTGCAGAAGCAATGAATCAAATGGGCGGTAAAAGTAATAGTGGTGAAGGCGGCGAAAATCCTGAACGTTTTGTGATAGATGAAGCAGGTAGAAATCGTTCAAGTGCTATTAAACAAGTTGCTTCAGGTCGCTTTGGAGTAACGAGTGATTACTTACAACATGCAAAAGAAATACAAATTAAAGTTGCGCAAGGCGCTAAACCAGGGGAAGGCGGACAATTACCAGGTACGAAAGTATATCCGTGGATTGCGGAAGTAAGGGGTTCTACACCAGGTATTGGCTTAATATCACCACCGCCACATCACGATATTTATTCAATAGAAGATTTAGCACAATTAATCCACGATTTAAAAAATGCCAATAAAGATGCAAATATTACAGTGAAACTTGTCTCTAAAACAGGTGTCGGTACGATTGCGGCAGGTGTCGCGAAAGCATACGCTGATAAAATCGTAATCAGTGGCTACGATGGTGGTACAGGTGCATCACCTAAAACAAGCATTCAACATGCAGGCGTGCCATGGGAAATTGGACTATCAGAGACGCATCAAACTTTAATGATGAACGGCTTAAGATCAAGAGTGAAAGTGGAAACAGATGGCAAACTACTTACAGGTAAAGATGTCGCTTACGCATGTGCGTTAGGTGCTGAAGAATTTGGTTTTGCCACTGCACCATTAGTAGTTATGGGATGTATTATGATGCGTGTATGTCATAAAGACACATGTCCAGTAGGTATCGCTACACAGAACCAAGATCTACGCGCGTTATTCAATGGCAGAGCAGACCATGTAGTTAACTTCATGCATTTTGTAGCGGAAGAAGTAAGAGAAATATTAGCTGAACTCGGTTTGAAATCAGTCGATGAATTAGTAGGGAGAACGGATTTATTACAACGAAGTAGCCAGTTATCAACACGTCGCTCTAAAGCAGCTACTATGAATGTTGAAGCGTTGTTGTATCAACATGAAGGTGACAGATTTAATAAAATAAAACAAAATCATCATCTTGATGAAGGATTTGATTTAACAAGATTGTATCCTGACGCACGAACGGCTATTGAAAAAGGTGAAGCATTTACAAGTAAATATAAATTGAAAAATGAACAAAGAGATGTAGGTGTGATCACTGGTAGTGCAATTACTAAGATTCATGGACCTGAAGGTTTACCTGAAGATACGATTTATGCACAAACACAGGGTCATGGTGGACAAAGCTTAGCGGCATATACGCCTAGTGGATTAACGATACATCATACAGGTGATTCAAATGATTACGTTGGTAAAGGGTTATCTGGCGGTAAGATTATTGTGAAAGCGCCGAATAAACACCGTGAGAATGAAATTATTATTGGTAATGTTTGTTTTTACGGTGCATCACATGGTAAAGCGTACATTAATGGTAAGGCAGGAGAACGTTTCTGTATCCGTAATAGTGGTGTGCAAGCAGTTGTCGAAGGTATTGGCGACCACGGGCTTGAATATATGACTGGCGGACGTGTCGTTATACTTGGAGATGTAGGTAAAAACTTTGGCCAAGGTATGAGTGGTGGTGTGAGTTACATTTTCCCATCAGACGTTGAAGCTTTTAAAAAAGAACATAAATTAGATAGTCTGGATTTCGATACGATTAGTGTAAAAGCAGAGCGTGAAATTTTGAACGATATGCTACAAGCTCATGTTAAATATACACAGAGCACAAAAGCACAAGCTATTTTAAATGATTTTGAAAATGTGGCACACAAAGTAGTCAAAGTAGTTCCGAAAGATTATAAATTGATGATGCAAAAAATAGAATTACAAAAACGTGATTCGAGTGAGTTAGATGAAGCTTTGTTGAATGCATTTAATGATAAACGTACAAGCTTAGCATCAGAACAACAGCAGACTGCGGTATATTAA
- the gltC gene encoding glutamate biosynthesis transcriptional regulator GltC translates to MEIKQLKYFIEVAKREHLSEAALELEIAQSAISRQITQLEKELQVKLFNREGRNIYLTDEGKQLFSEATKIIDQFDETVRLFHKQSESNHFIIRIGYVESYISQVLTLLIQSFENQSDSIVEPILMEESEILNALTTDQIDIAFTDLSNDIKQNRELKVNALFEENYHIYAPKDAPITMATHPPLVQFSNKTIYELYPLPSHIKQTLANIVIKPIRTITHPQLAQYILNKERGYIIAASYHLLDKNPDKWVDISLGHTELKRTICSVMRQDNRKNDIRLMLSMIDQLLSRSTTYH, encoded by the coding sequence ATGGAAATCAAACAACTAAAATACTTTATAGAAGTCGCAAAAAGAGAGCATTTATCAGAAGCTGCACTTGAATTGGAAATTGCACAATCTGCAATAAGTCGTCAAATAACGCAACTCGAAAAAGAATTACAAGTTAAATTATTTAATAGAGAAGGACGTAATATTTATCTAACTGATGAAGGAAAGCAATTATTTTCAGAAGCAACTAAAATTATAGATCAATTCGACGAAACTGTCCGTTTATTTCACAAACAATCAGAGTCTAATCATTTTATAATTCGTATTGGTTATGTTGAAAGTTATATCTCACAAGTACTCACGCTATTAATACAATCTTTCGAAAACCAAAGCGATTCAATTGTCGAACCTATTCTAATGGAAGAGAGTGAAATTTTAAATGCTTTAACTACTGATCAAATCGATATTGCATTTACCGATCTATCAAATGACATCAAACAAAATCGCGAACTAAAAGTAAATGCTTTGTTCGAGGAAAACTACCACATCTATGCCCCTAAAGATGCACCAATTACTATGGCAACCCATCCGCCTCTAGTCCAGTTTTCGAACAAAACAATTTATGAGCTTTATCCATTACCCTCGCATATCAAGCAAACACTAGCCAATATTGTAATAAAACCTATACGTACCATCACCCATCCACAACTCGCACAATACATTTTAAATAAAGAGCGCGGATATATTATTGCAGCTTCCTATCACCTACTAGATAAGAATCCTGATAAATGGGTGGACATCTCCCTTGGGCACACAGAGCTAAAACGCACAATTTGTAGTGTGATGCGCCAAGATAATCGTAAAAATGACATTCGCTTAATGCTTTCAATGATCGATCAATTGTTGAGTCGCAGTACAACATATCACTAA
- a CDS encoding YibE/F family protein has product MPIKTLLKRPFNWVLLLFCIIFIGLFIFTFVNAKFYDTPIGQITNIENKSTSKTMDDHHNKDIKHTETLKLTILNGKFEGQTAAIPHEYYESQADSEKFSENNKVLLHIDKYPNDAYILEKKRDSLVVAMTGLFLLTVLLVGRKIGLQSILSLAINTAVVILAIYIYNQFHIMTLFSLMSIGVIISTILTLLLVTGWQWRTLITIVSTLLGTFICVGLTQLVIQITGGEGLKFETMSFLTLPPKEVFLASVMIGSLGAVMDVAITIASGMTEILRRTPNISMTRWALAGRNIGQDIMGTMTNILLFSYLSGSLPMLLIYLKNANTITYTISMNWSLEISRAITGGIGIVLTIPITILMMQVWFKMRGAKQ; this is encoded by the coding sequence ATGCCAATCAAAACACTACTTAAACGCCCTTTCAATTGGGTATTATTGTTGTTTTGCATCATATTTATTGGGTTGTTTATTTTCACATTTGTAAATGCTAAGTTTTACGATACACCTATTGGTCAAATTACAAATATTGAAAATAAATCTACATCTAAAACCATGGATGACCATCATAATAAAGATATAAAACATACAGAAACATTGAAACTTACAATTTTAAATGGAAAATTCGAAGGTCAAACTGCAGCGATTCCACACGAATATTATGAATCTCAAGCAGATAGTGAAAAATTTTCTGAAAACAATAAAGTTTTGCTACATATCGATAAATATCCAAATGATGCATATATATTAGAGAAAAAGCGTGATAGCCTCGTAGTAGCCATGACAGGTTTATTTTTATTAACTGTACTACTTGTAGGTAGGAAAATCGGACTTCAATCCATTTTATCTTTGGCAATTAACACAGCCGTCGTCATTCTAGCGATTTATATTTATAACCAATTTCATATTATGACTTTATTCAGTCTAATGAGTATTGGAGTTATCATATCTACTATATTAACCTTACTGCTAGTTACTGGTTGGCAATGGCGGACACTCATTACTATTGTCAGTACCTTGCTTGGTACATTTATATGCGTTGGGTTAACACAATTAGTAATTCAAATAACTGGTGGCGAAGGCTTAAAATTTGAAACGATGAGTTTCTTAACATTACCACCTAAAGAAGTCTTTCTCGCATCGGTAATGATTGGATCACTCGGTGCAGTGATGGATGTCGCCATTACAATTGCAAGTGGGATGACTGAAATCCTACGTCGCACACCCAATATTAGTATGACGCGTTGGGCACTTGCCGGACGCAATATCGGCCAAGATATTATGGGAACGATGACCAACATTTTACTTTTCTCTTATTTATCTGGAAGCTTACCGATGTTACTTATTTATTTAAAAAATGCAAATACCATTACCTACACAATTTCTATGAATTGGTCATTAGAAATTTCCCGGGCAATTACAGGTGGTATTGGTATTGTCTTAACAATTCCTATTACAATATTAATGATGCAAGTATGGTTCAAAATGCGAGGTGCTAAACAATGA
- a CDS encoding YibE/F family protein, with protein sequence MSAITILGIILFILMLIFGGKKGLISYLTLFLNFVILLISLVIIMFGAPIYLVTLVFCIVIAACNLFVLNSYNTKTQAAFYATILTTVILIAAIYLSVSIGNLQGFTTEQQDETYIFSMNIGIDMVKFMVFTIVLAVIAAVIDLAITISSPMYELSETNPDLTQKELFHSGMRVGREILATSANTIYLAYFGGQLTLFFWFFKLNYSFGHIINSKIFAQEFISILLGGIAIAISIPITAWLSSILIKKEHKTNPPTTKTVD encoded by the coding sequence ATGAGTGCAATAACAATTTTAGGTATCATACTGTTCATACTTATGCTTATTTTTGGTGGTAAAAAAGGACTCATCTCTTATCTGACATTATTCTTAAACTTTGTCATTCTATTAATAAGCTTGGTTATCATTATGTTTGGTGCGCCAATTTACCTTGTAACCTTAGTATTTTGTATCGTTATCGCAGCGTGTAATCTATTTGTACTTAATAGTTATAATACCAAGACACAAGCAGCTTTTTACGCAACAATTCTAACAACGGTAATCTTGATTGCTGCCATCTACTTGTCTGTATCTATTGGTAACCTACAAGGATTCACAACTGAGCAACAAGATGAAACGTACATTTTCTCTATGAATATCGGTATAGACATGGTTAAATTCATGGTCTTCACCATAGTACTTGCTGTCATTGCTGCAGTTATTGATTTAGCTATTACAATTAGTTCCCCCATGTACGAATTAAGTGAGACCAACCCTGATTTAACTCAAAAAGAACTATTTCATTCAGGGATGCGTGTAGGAAGAGAAATCTTAGCCACATCAGCTAATACAATTTATCTTGCTTATTTTGGAGGCCAACTCACATTATTTTTCTGGTTTTTCAAATTAAATTATTCGTTTGGTCACATTATCAACTCCAAAATATTTGCGCAAGAATTCATCTCTATTTTATTAGGAGGTATTGCAATTGCTATAAGTATCCCTATTACGGCTTGGCTATCCTCAATATTAATTAAAAAGGAACACAAAACAAATCCACCTACAACAAAAACAGTTGATTAA
- a CDS encoding ammonium transporter has protein sequence MNMNDVLFLFLCTLLVWLMTPGLSLFYGGLVQSKNVLNTIMQSMSAIVVVTFAWVILGFSLSFGSGEIFLGGFTYFGLKEVGFNTQADIATHIPLALFMLFQLMFCTIAVSILSGSIAEKMKFIPYLIFVFLWVIIVYSPVAHWVWGGGWIDQLGAIDYAGGTVVHITSGISGLVLAVMIGAGKNFEKRPPHNLIITLIGGILVWVGWYGFNVGSALTFNDIAMTSFVNTVLAASAGSLGWSVMEYFMKKTTSLIGMLSGMLAGLVAITPSAGFVNYMSAIVIAFIGGVSCYFAINYIKVKLQYNDALDAFGIHGIGGIVGAILTGVFQSHKVNNEIVDGMLYSGTLQTVWVQFVAVFVTVIFSGAMTFLIAKTIKLFSALGTDKVEDEKGLDYVVHGESAYFSGEINKFNKRL, from the coding sequence ATGAATATGAATGATGTTTTGTTTTTATTTTTGTGTACCTTATTAGTTTGGTTAATGACACCGGGGTTGAGTTTATTTTATGGTGGGCTTGTACAATCTAAAAATGTGTTGAATACAATTATGCAAAGTATGTCTGCAATTGTTGTTGTGACATTTGCATGGGTTATTTTAGGTTTTAGCCTGAGTTTTGGTTCTGGAGAGATATTTTTAGGCGGCTTTACGTATTTTGGTTTAAAGGAAGTTGGATTCAATACACAAGCGGATATCGCTACACATATCCCTCTAGCACTTTTCATGTTATTCCAATTAATGTTTTGTACAATTGCTGTATCGATTTTGTCAGGATCAATTGCAGAAAAAATGAAGTTTATACCTTATTTAATTTTTGTGTTTTTATGGGTCATTATAGTCTATAGTCCAGTTGCACATTGGGTGTGGGGTGGTGGTTGGATAGATCAATTAGGTGCAATAGATTATGCAGGTGGTACAGTAGTTCACATTACATCAGGTATATCAGGACTTGTACTAGCGGTTATGATAGGAGCAGGAAAAAACTTTGAAAAACGACCACCACATAATCTTATAATTACACTAATAGGTGGCATATTGGTATGGGTTGGTTGGTATGGTTTTAACGTAGGCAGTGCCTTAACTTTTAATGATATTGCGATGACCTCCTTCGTGAATACTGTGCTCGCAGCAAGTGCAGGTTCACTTGGTTGGTCTGTTATGGAATATTTTATGAAAAAAACAACAAGTTTGATAGGAATGTTATCGGGAATGTTAGCTGGTTTAGTAGCCATTACGCCGTCTGCTGGTTTTGTAAACTATATGAGTGCAATAGTAATTGCATTTATTGGCGGTGTTAGTTGCTATTTTGCAATTAATTATATCAAAGTAAAATTACAATATAATGATGCTTTAGATGCATTTGGTATACATGGTATTGGTGGCATTGTCGGTGCAATTTTAACTGGTGTATTTCAATCTCATAAAGTGAATAACGAGATTGTTGATGGAATGCTATATAGTGGGACGCTTCAAACAGTTTGGGTACAATTTGTCGCGGTATTCGTAACAGTTATTTTTAGTGGTGCAATGACATTTTTAATTGCAAAAACAATAAAATTGTTTAGTGCTTTAGGTACGGATAAAGTTGAAGATGAAAAAGGCTTAGATTATGTTGTTCATGGAGAAAGTGCTTATTTTAGTGGAGAGATAAACAAATTTAATAAGCGTTTATAA
- a CDS encoding GNAT family N-acetyltransferase, protein MIKCVCLVVEEDDELLLVQARNREKYYFPGGKIDDGETYKQALQRELKEELQVDVPEISLVYMDTVIGDAYPQKNEQTELNCFYTTAQIDWSKVETDQEITDIRWIHKLEYNKIAPAVVTWINEQLTGISMIPYSAELISDIEQITITPEDRQFTKTPKVNIELAQYDSERHPVLVYNDEQQCIGFFTLHEGAGVAPYSLNENAVFFRSFSVDVHYRGHGYGKQIIQSLPEYIHHHFPDIDEICLAVNDNNEVAQNLYQQCHYNMVGETLLEGRPVYILQQQI, encoded by the coding sequence ATGATTAAATGTGTTTGCTTAGTTGTTGAAGAAGATGACGAACTGCTACTAGTACAAGCTAGAAATAGAGAGAAATATTATTTTCCAGGCGGCAAGATAGATGATGGGGAAACTTATAAACAAGCATTACAGAGGGAGTTGAAAGAGGAACTTCAAGTTGATGTACCGGAAATTTCGCTTGTTTATATGGATACGGTAATTGGAGATGCTTATCCACAAAAAAATGAGCAGACTGAACTGAATTGCTTTTACACAACAGCGCAGATAGATTGGTCCAAAGTTGAAACTGACCAAGAAATTACGGATATAAGATGGATACATAAGTTAGAGTATAATAAAATTGCACCTGCTGTCGTGACTTGGATCAATGAACAATTAACAGGTATAAGTATGATTCCATATAGTGCAGAACTAATTTCAGATATTGAACAAATTACTATTACGCCAGAAGACCGTCAATTTACTAAAACGCCGAAAGTGAACATTGAACTTGCACAATATGATTCGGAGCGACATCCTGTACTCGTATATAATGATGAGCAACAATGTATAGGTTTTTTTACACTGCATGAAGGTGCTGGTGTAGCGCCTTATTCGTTAAATGAAAATGCGGTGTTTTTTAGGTCGTTTAGTGTAGATGTTCACTATAGAGGGCACGGATATGGAAAACAAATTATTCAATCCTTGCCAGAATATATACACCATCACTTTCCAGATATCGACGAAATTTGTCTAGCGGTCAATGATAATAATGAAGTGGCTCAAAACTTATATCAACAGTGTCATTATAATATGGTAGGTGAAACCTTATTAGAAGGTAGACCTGTCTATATATTACAACAACAAATATAA